CTAGCAGCAAAATGGgagaaattttaaatgcaatatcttttttaatatctttttttttttttttttttttcctcctccaagctcaaaatgttattttttccatcccttcATCCCCACCACCAATACAAATacaaggggtgggggggagttGGAAGTGAGGGAGTTCATATATCATTTAAATCAGATCCACAGAGATGGAGGGGGTGGATGGGATCACTCTAGGATAAACTGCAGCTCTATAGCTCTGCAGAGCATCACCCACCTAGGCTTGTTTGGCTTTTAACATGCAGCTCAGGCCTCCctctaaacaaaaacaacttttcagcTTAAATGATAGCAGGACAAGTCATaggaaagctgaaaagcaaTAGTAAATGCCTCTCAAAAAGCTGAGGGGGCTCTCCGAGGTTAAGacatttattaagaaaaatgaccTTAAAATTTACACCTGTTTGATCTTTCAGgctgaaaagatttttcactgaCCCCCAAAAAATCCTGCAGAAGGTGTTCTCCTGACATGGGGTTTACCTGCCAGAGCTCTCCAGCctgagcaggggctgcccctCGCTCAGGGAGGTCTGGATCAGGCTCTGTAGCTTCACCAACAGCATCAACACAGCCTAGGCACTATGGttcctaagggaaaaaaatcacaacaaaccACAACACATAAAACTAATTAACACTGTGCTTCAGGGAAACTCCTGCACCTCACCAGAAGTGTAAAAAGATTTATCTTCCATATGCTTGTGTAAACACTTCATGGCTTGGGTCCTGTGGTGAACACTTATTCCAAAATTCATCATATTTTGACAATATTCACCAATATTCTGAGTTCATATTTTCAGAGTAAGTAATTAAACATGGATGAGCAGAATCTGAGTAGCAGGAGTACATCCTTCAgtccttttctttcagcttcGTTTGAGTCACTGTTGTGTATTTTAGAGTTCATGCGAGTgtctagaaaggaaaaaaccaaacagaaaaacactaatCAATGAATTAATCAGGGTCTGGAAATAAACACATCAATGGTATCTCCACCCAGGGGAAGGAGTGCAGAGCAAGCATTAGCCCTGCCAAAAAGAAGAGATGGGAAGGAGCATCAAAGAGGGTCTTTGGCCCATTTCAagaagattttcattttcaatggCTGTGCATATTAAAGCCTGGTGACAATTAAGAATATCCCATGACAAAGATCCAGTCTAAAACCCAGTGAAAGACTTGGCTTGACTGCCAAACCTTGGATGAGACACTGTTAGTTTTAGCCTTTGctgttcctttttaaaattgctcAACAGCATCTGGAATACTGACATCGACCCCATTCAGAGCAGTTTTCACCCAACCTTTAAACCCTTGAATACAAAGTGCTAGGTATAAATCATGAATACTTTGGGTTTATCCTCTGGAGCGATGCTGGAGTTGTCCACCTCTATCAGGATGTTCTTGTCATCTCGGGTGACTGGTGCCTGCTGCTCGTTCTGGAGGATCTGTGGCAGATTCCCTAAACTGACATCCACATCTTTGAAGGCATGGAGTAAAAAAACTCCCAAAATGATGGTGAGGAAGCCACAAACTGTCCCAATGATGTCCACTACAGTCATGGCGACCCATTCCTTAAAGAGGATGATGGAGGTTGTGATGACGATGGTGGTAAACAGCACATAGTAGATGGGAAACACCAGCGAGGTGTTAAAAATGTCTAAAGACTTATTGAGGTAGTTAATTTGGGTAGTGATGGACGCTACCAATGTGATGACCAAGATCCATGTCAgtgggtgctgcagcacaggctggtCAGCAAAGAAGCCCTTGATGGCTATACCCAGGCCTTTGACTGAGGACACGGAGAAGGCACCTATCACGGAGCAGATGGTGAGGTAGATGAGGATGTTGCTCTGGCCATAGCGGGGTGCAAGGTAGAAGATCAGGAGGAAGCACACAGCCAACAGGATCGCAGCATAAGCAAGGAAACCTgaatggggaaaagaaacaacaactgAAATCTGGGTAGTAGGCATGGGTGCCTGAGCAGTACCTACTGCCAAACcctgacaaagaaaatataaccTCCCGCATACCTGGCTCTTTCAGCTTAGACAACATTTCATCCAGAGTGGTGACCTCCTCGTCTTCTGGGGCATGTATCACCATCACGGTGCTTCCCACGAGGCTCAGCATGCAGCCCAGCTTTCCCAGCAGGTTGAGCCTCTCTCCAAGCAAATACGAAGACAGGATGGCACTGCACAGGACAGAAAAAACAAGGTCTGATGGTGCTTTCAAGTCCTTTGAGCTAAATTAACGTAAAAGACATGATACAAGGACACTGATTTGTAATAATTTTGTTAGATTGCAATATATTAATACACATTGACATTGTATCTGAATACTTGTAgagatgcagctctgcagatCATGGCTCATGTATCAGCAAggtgaaaaaatactgaatgtgTTAGCACATCCTCAGAGACATTTTCAGGGTTTCCAGATTCACTCATGAGCAGTTGGGTATTGTGAAGACTTTAGTGGCTAAAGAAGTGAACTCAAGGACTGTtccaacagaaagaaaaaaactaaccACAAAAGAGCCATGTTAATTTTAACTTTATATCAGAAATATTAAGCCCAGAGAAACCTGAACATAATGGGACTCTCAATATGTATACAAAAAATATCTAGCTGTTTTCTATTAAAGTGAAACACTCCAGGACAAGACACCACAGCAGTCCTAAGTCTCAATTTGCTTACACATTTTACAGTAACAGTCCTTCTATAGACCTTCAGTACTTGGAGCCATTTTGGCAACAGGCAAAAGTATGAAAACACAATATCAGAGCACCTTAAAAGCCCACTAAATAGAAGGCAAACATAGAAATATAGTTAAAACCAAGCTTAATATTTTTGACACTTTcaaattttcagttctgttcattacaagaaaaaatatatattatatatatccTTTTACTGGTTAAAAATCTAGGATAATGAAAGAACTAACACTGATAGTTGCAACAATTTAACTTGGAATTGTGTGCAGCTGCTAATCACAGCCACATGCAATATCTCAAGGGCATGCTACttaattcattgttttctgaACGATCCCCCAAAAGGACAGCAGCtgttactctattttttttgaaagcaccAAGACATTCTTTCCATTAGGCAGAATAAGCCATATTAGCATTATTTCAAGTCGTTCTGTCTTAAAAGACAAGCAGGCAAATAAAAGATGTCCAACTGCAGGCCACGGACATGTAAATCACCTTATGAGCACGCTCAGGGCTCCCAGAGGCGTGACAATAGTCGCAGGAGCAAAGGCATAGGCAGCAAAGTTGGCAGCTTCCCCTCCACCCActaaacaaacacaagaaaaacaaacaccagtGAATTACAATATActttttgtgctttctcttgTGGGCTTGCAGACTAGCAACAGGTCTGCTAGAGAGTGGGTTTTACAAGGGTGCTTCGTGCAGCTTCTAAACAGGGCCAGATCGTGGTGAAAACATCCCTGGTGCAAGTGATGCAaacagaggggctgggggtgccagGGCTGGGCCAAGTCACAGCTAACCCCTGTCAGCTCATTAAGGCCCCAAAGCAGGCCACACAGCTAGAGCCCatcagggagctgggagggcacAGGCTGCTACACCTATAAATATCCCCTCAGGGGTAGGGGTACCTTTTCATTGAGCTGTCCTCATCCTATGGATTGGGAGCTGTGGCCTGTGTGGCCCCTTGAActgctgctggggtgggagctgctctgAAGAACCTTTTTGTGGGACTACTGCTCTCTGCACAGCTCTGACTCAAGTTTGGAGGAATACTCTAATGTTACAGCGTGTGAAGAAGATTTTG
This genomic interval from Oxyura jamaicensis isolate SHBP4307 breed ruddy duck chromosome 13, BPBGC_Ojam_1.0, whole genome shotgun sequence contains the following:
- the NIPAL4 gene encoding magnesium transporter NIPA4 isoform X2 yields the protein MERLGANGSCSNGSLLTLSCLSHKVVCQVISGVDPAGSVHDNGTSDTSWVAQLESNYGFYIGLGLAVFSSFLIGSSVILKKKGLLRLVEKGGTRAGDGGHGYLKDWLWWAGLLTMGGGEAANFAAYAFAPATIVTPLGALSVLISAILSSYLLGERLNLLGKLGCMLSLVGSTVMVIHAPEDEEVTTLDEMLSKLKEPGFLAYAAILLAVCFLLIFYLAPRYGQSNILIYLTICSVIGAFSVSSVKGLGIAIKGFFADQPVLQHPLTWILVITLVASITTQINYLNKSLDIFNTSLVFPIYYVLFTTIVITTSIILFKEWVAMTVVDIIGTVCGFLTIILGVFLLHAFKDVDVSLGNLPQILQNEQQAPVTRDDKNILIEVDNSSIAPEDKPKTLA
- the NIPAL4 gene encoding magnesium transporter NIPA4 isoform X1, which produces MERLGANGSCSNGSLLTLSCLSHKVVCQVISGVDPAGSVHDNGTSDTSWVAQLESNYGFYIGLGLAVFSSFLIGSSVILKKKGLLRLVEKGGTRAGDGGHGYLKDWLWWAGLLTMGGGEAANFAAYAFAPATIVTPLGALSVLISAILSSYLLGERLNLLGKLGCMLSLVGSTVMVIHAPEDEEVTTLDEMLSKLKEPGFLAYAAILLAVCFLLIFYLAPRYGQSNILIYLTICSVIGAFSVSSVKGLGIAIKGFFADQPVLQHPLTWILVITLVASITTQINYLNKSLDIFNTSLVFPIYYVLFTTIVITTSIILFKEWVAMTVVDIIGTVCGFLTIILGVFLLHAFKDVDVSLGNLPQILQNEQQAPVTRDDKNILIEVDNSSIAPEDKPKVFMIYT